The following coding sequences lie in one Acropora palmata chromosome 3, jaAcrPala1.3, whole genome shotgun sequence genomic window:
- the LOC141877124 gene encoding L-fucose kinase-like isoform X1 — protein MVDGRKVWTAIVLTCQNKVSAHSIQKELEIHQSKGFINKDVLVLTLEDPKARVGSGGATVNALLVVAEHLSAKAGFETLTLSVFDDANILIMHMGRDFPFSSCGRCFNSLPAKHTEESKEHLCDAVVSNFDLLLYIVSNIFSVNAPPGIWVCSTDMILNVPSVTKIDWQQFSSGIIMLLFQGESNSAKDHGVVKLGKEGKVQDIFFKGSDDVIKNCALDNGKVPLVGGIIYFDMKTAERILNLHVFSPLDACTYYGLDNGAEPIQLSLFFDILLCLAENITESAFVDGERSGSYGCSTSMGTKCSSKDDMMIMKAARNLLWKKLRGITLKGVVIENGEFDYMHPNAKCYRRQMLSSVEKFGDVPFDRNSYTHICITKNSEGKLPEVASSVVLVNTIIEGGIKIGNDSVVCNSHLQGNISIGSGCILAGIAPHDFKGLNSGTILSEDLCILGFNVSLLGLGGKSPHILVVFGVNDELQNAFASSSSTYCNKPWKLFFERTGISPEEFWIGVPENYRNLWNAKLFSVAHPFDEDTGKGDIFWLASTGVSEITSQQKLTRWRSSLRLSLKDIMSSIDMSAEFSWKKKLWFDIGKAEVENTLRSCQSNCILPFFKSCVREGFQTDILEVLDQVASSTSSPGVAARSLACVADVLGAMAGERAGLRSGPARNESWMDAFELLDKGEIATGIQALSSERSKWLSRPDLLIRAARHYEGAEQVLRRQAVLTATKFFKTELCHPVPRGHWVIAEAPARIDLSGGWSDTPPITYEQGGTVLNVAVKLNGQKVTKAQVRKINKLEIVLVIHAADNVVRVICSKLDDLKNYTQPNASGALLKACLCLLDIVSLSSKDALSDQLSKKYQSGFELHTWSTAPQGSGLGTSSILAGVILAALLRVTGRTASLDALIHAVMVVEQMLTTGGGWQDNVGGLVPGFKISRSKASLPLKVEVEKLELSQETVDKLSKRLVCFYSGKTRLAKNLLQNVVRNWYARFPQITSNARNLIDNAEEAAKALQEGNIEKFGACWTCYRHQKSLMAPGSEPKVIKDLMEALEPLSYGQALAGAGGGGFIFVLTKEPNMVDEVKNVIKKMAPSDEIIFFDVSMDWDGLTVRVEPPLQ, from the exons ATGGTCGACGGCAGAAAGGTTTGGACAGCAATTGTTCTGACTTGCCAAAATAAAGTCAGCGCTCATTCTATTCAAAAAG AACTGGAAATTCATCAGAGCAAAGGATTTATAAACAAAGATGTACTGGTTCTCACACTGGAAGATCCCAAAGCTCGTGTTGGTAGCGGTGGAGCCACAGTTAATGCTTTACTTGTTGTTGCAGAACATCTTAGTGCAAAGGCTGGTTTCGAG ACATTGACTCTCAGTGTTTTTGATGATGCCAACATTCTTATCATGCACATG GGTAGAGATTTTCCATTTAGCTCATGTGGAAGGTGTTTCAATAGCTTACCAGCCAAACACACAGAAGAGTCTAAAGAGCATTTGTGTGATGCTGTAGTCTCCAACTTTGATCTGCTATTGTATATTGTGTCCAACATT ttttctGTCAATGCTCCTCCTGGCATCTGGGTCTGCAGCACAGACATGATACTAAATGTTCCATCTGTTACAA aGATTGACTGGCAACAATTTTCAAGTGGTATCATAATGCTACTTTTTCAGGGAGAAAGCAACAGTGCAAAGGATCATGGAGTAGTTAAGCTGGGAAAAGAG GGAAAAGTACAAGACATCTTTTTCAAAGGAAGTGATGATGTTATAAAAAACTGTGCTCTTGATAATGGCAAAGTTCCTTTG GTTGGTGGTATCATTTATTTTGATATGAAAACAGCAGAAAGAATTCtgaatttgcatgttttttctCCCCTTGATGCTTGCACTTATTATGGGCTTGATAACGGAGCAGAGCCTATTCAG TTGTCACTCTTCTTTGACATTCTTCTTTGTTTGGCTGAAAATATAACTGAGTCAGCCTTTGTCGATGGAGAGAGGAGTGGTTCGTATGGATGCAGCACTAGTATGGGAACAAAGTGCAGCTCAAAAGATGACATGATGATTATGAAAGCTGCAAGAAACTTGTTGTGGAAAAAGCTTAGAGGCATCACTCTCAAAGGAG TTGTTATTGAGAATGGAGAATTTGACTACATGCACCCAAATGCAAAATGTTACAGGCGACAAATGCTGTCAAGTGTTGAGAAATTTGGTGATGTTCCATTTGACCGCAATAGCTATACCCACATTTGTATTACTAAG AACAGTGAGGGCAAGCTTCCAGAGGTTGCTTCTTCTGTTGTATTGGTGAATACGATAATTGAAGGAGGCATAAAGATTGGAAATGATTCTGTTGTGTGCAACAGCCATTTGCAG GGAAACATCAGTATTGGATCTGGATGTATTTTAGCTGGAATTGCCCCACATGATTTTAAG GGACTCAACTCAGGAACAATTCTCTCTGAGGATCTGTGTATCTTAGGTTTCAATGTATCACTCCTAGGTCTTGGAGGAAAGTCTCCACACATTTTGGTGGTGTTTGGTGTGAATGATGAATTGCAG AATGCTTTCGCATCCTCATCAAGTACTTACTGTAATAAGCCATggaaattattctttgaaagaaCTGGAATCAGTCCTGAAGAATTCTGGATAGGAGTG CCTGAAAATTACCGAAACCTCTGGAACGCAAAGTTGTTTTCAGTAGCTCATCCATTTGATGAAGATACTGGTAAGGGTGACATCTTTTGGTTGGCGAGCACTGGAGTGTCGGAGATTACAAGTCAGCAAAAGCTCACCAG GTGGCGCTCATCACTGAGGTTATCTTTGAAGGACATCATGTCATCCATTGACATGTCAGCAGAGTTTAGCTGGAAGAAGAAGCTTTGGTTTGACATTGGCAAAGCTGAAGTGGAAAATACACTAAGAAGTTGCCAAAGCAATTGtattttgcccttttttaAAAGTTGTGTCAGAGAGGGATTTCAAACAGACATACTGGAAGTCTTAGATCAAG TTGCTTCCAGCACCAGCTCTCCAGGTGTGGCAGCACGGTCTTTAGCATGTGTTGCTGATGTGTTGGGTGCAATGGCAGGAGAGAGGGCTGGATTGAGAAGTGGTCCTGCACGCAACGAATCCTGGATGGATGCTTTTGAACTTCTTGAT AAAGGGGAGATTGCCACGGGAATACAAGCTCTTTCCTCTGAACGTTCAAAATGGCTGAgcag ACCAGATTTGTTAATTCGAGCAGCGCGGCATTATGAAGGTGCGGAACAGGTGTTAAGAAGACAAGCTGTCCTCACAGCTACAAAG tttttcaagaCTGAATTATGTCACCCAGTACCCAGAGGACATTGGGTGATTGCAGAGGCACCAG CACGAATAGATCTTTCTGGGGGCTGGAGTGATACCCCTCCAATCACATATGAGCAAGGTGGAACGGTTTTAAATGTTGCTGTTAAACTAAATGGACAG AAAGTAACAAAAGCCCAAGTTCGCAAAATAAACAA GCTTGAGATCGTCCTTGTGATCCATGCTGCAGATAATGTTGTCAGAGTAATTTGCAGTAAACTAGATGACTTGAAAAACTATACCCAGCCTAATGCCTCAG GTGCACTGCTAAAGGCCTGTCTGTGTTTGCTTGACATTGTGTCCCTCTCATCGAAGGATGCTCTCAGTGATCAACTCTCCAAGAAGTACCAGTCTGGCTTTGAGCTCCACACATGGTCCACTGCCCCACAAGGAAGTGGCCTGGGCACCAGTAGTATTTTAGCAGGAGTTATCCTGGCAGCGTTGCTAAGGGTAACAGGACGCACAGCAAGTCTTGACGCACTGATCCACGCTGTAATGGTTGTTGAACAAATGTTAACTACTGGTGGTGGGTGGCAGGATAATGTTGGGGGCCTTGTGCCAGGTTTTAAGATTTCTCGATCGAAGGCATCTCTTCCGTTAAAAGTGGAAGTTGAAAAGTTGGAACTGAGCCAAGAAACTGTTGACAAGTTAAGCAAGCGACTGGTTTGCTTTTACTCTGGCAAAACAAGACTTGCTAAGAATTTATTGCAG AATGTGGTAAGAAACTGGTATGCAAGGTTTCCACAGATCACAAGCAATGCAAGAAACTTAATAGATAATGCCGAGGAAGCAGCTAAAGCTCTTCAGGAAG GAAACATTGAGAAATTTGGTGCATGCTGGACGTGTTATCGGCATCAGAAAAGTCTTATGGCTCCAG GCTCTGAACCAAAAGTCATTAAGGACTTAATGGAAGCATTGGAGCCTTTAAGCTATG GTCAAGCATTGGCTGGAGCTGGTGGAGgtggttttatttttgtgttgaCCAAAGAACCCAACATGGTGGatgaagtaaaaaatgtaataaagaaaatggcg ccCTCTGatgaaatcattttctttgatgTGAGCATGGATTGGGATGGGTTGACTGTCAGAGTAGAGCCACCCTTGCAATGA
- the LOC141877124 gene encoding L-fucose kinase-like isoform X2 — MVDGRKVWTAIVLTCQNKVSAHSIQKELEIHQSKGFINKDVLVLTLEDPKARVGSGGATVNALLVVAEHLSAKAGFETLTLSVFDDANILIMHMGRDFPFSSCGRCFNSLPAKHTEESKEHLCDAVVSNFDLLLYIVSNIFSVNAPPGIWVCSTDMILNVPSVTKIDWQQFSSGIIMLLFQGESNSAKDHGVVKLGKEGKVQDIFFKGSDDVIKNCALDNGKVPLLSLFFDILLCLAENITESAFVDGERSGSYGCSTSMGTKCSSKDDMMIMKAARNLLWKKLRGITLKGVVIENGEFDYMHPNAKCYRRQMLSSVEKFGDVPFDRNSYTHICITKNSEGKLPEVASSVVLVNTIIEGGIKIGNDSVVCNSHLQGNISIGSGCILAGIAPHDFKGLNSGTILSEDLCILGFNVSLLGLGGKSPHILVVFGVNDELQNAFASSSSTYCNKPWKLFFERTGISPEEFWIGVPENYRNLWNAKLFSVAHPFDEDTGKGDIFWLASTGVSEITSQQKLTRWRSSLRLSLKDIMSSIDMSAEFSWKKKLWFDIGKAEVENTLRSCQSNCILPFFKSCVREGFQTDILEVLDQVASSTSSPGVAARSLACVADVLGAMAGERAGLRSGPARNESWMDAFELLDKGEIATGIQALSSERSKWLSRPDLLIRAARHYEGAEQVLRRQAVLTATKFFKTELCHPVPRGHWVIAEAPARIDLSGGWSDTPPITYEQGGTVLNVAVKLNGQKVTKAQVRKINKLEIVLVIHAADNVVRVICSKLDDLKNYTQPNASGALLKACLCLLDIVSLSSKDALSDQLSKKYQSGFELHTWSTAPQGSGLGTSSILAGVILAALLRVTGRTASLDALIHAVMVVEQMLTTGGGWQDNVGGLVPGFKISRSKASLPLKVEVEKLELSQETVDKLSKRLVCFYSGKTRLAKNLLQNVVRNWYARFPQITSNARNLIDNAEEAAKALQEGNIEKFGACWTCYRHQKSLMAPGSEPKVIKDLMEALEPLSYGQALAGAGGGGFIFVLTKEPNMVDEVKNVIKKMAPSDEIIFFDVSMDWDGLTVRVEPPLQ; from the exons ATGGTCGACGGCAGAAAGGTTTGGACAGCAATTGTTCTGACTTGCCAAAATAAAGTCAGCGCTCATTCTATTCAAAAAG AACTGGAAATTCATCAGAGCAAAGGATTTATAAACAAAGATGTACTGGTTCTCACACTGGAAGATCCCAAAGCTCGTGTTGGTAGCGGTGGAGCCACAGTTAATGCTTTACTTGTTGTTGCAGAACATCTTAGTGCAAAGGCTGGTTTCGAG ACATTGACTCTCAGTGTTTTTGATGATGCCAACATTCTTATCATGCACATG GGTAGAGATTTTCCATTTAGCTCATGTGGAAGGTGTTTCAATAGCTTACCAGCCAAACACACAGAAGAGTCTAAAGAGCATTTGTGTGATGCTGTAGTCTCCAACTTTGATCTGCTATTGTATATTGTGTCCAACATT ttttctGTCAATGCTCCTCCTGGCATCTGGGTCTGCAGCACAGACATGATACTAAATGTTCCATCTGTTACAA aGATTGACTGGCAACAATTTTCAAGTGGTATCATAATGCTACTTTTTCAGGGAGAAAGCAACAGTGCAAAGGATCATGGAGTAGTTAAGCTGGGAAAAGAG GGAAAAGTACAAGACATCTTTTTCAAAGGAAGTGATGATGTTATAAAAAACTGTGCTCTTGATAATGGCAAAGTTCCTTTG TTGTCACTCTTCTTTGACATTCTTCTTTGTTTGGCTGAAAATATAACTGAGTCAGCCTTTGTCGATGGAGAGAGGAGTGGTTCGTATGGATGCAGCACTAGTATGGGAACAAAGTGCAGCTCAAAAGATGACATGATGATTATGAAAGCTGCAAGAAACTTGTTGTGGAAAAAGCTTAGAGGCATCACTCTCAAAGGAG TTGTTATTGAGAATGGAGAATTTGACTACATGCACCCAAATGCAAAATGTTACAGGCGACAAATGCTGTCAAGTGTTGAGAAATTTGGTGATGTTCCATTTGACCGCAATAGCTATACCCACATTTGTATTACTAAG AACAGTGAGGGCAAGCTTCCAGAGGTTGCTTCTTCTGTTGTATTGGTGAATACGATAATTGAAGGAGGCATAAAGATTGGAAATGATTCTGTTGTGTGCAACAGCCATTTGCAG GGAAACATCAGTATTGGATCTGGATGTATTTTAGCTGGAATTGCCCCACATGATTTTAAG GGACTCAACTCAGGAACAATTCTCTCTGAGGATCTGTGTATCTTAGGTTTCAATGTATCACTCCTAGGTCTTGGAGGAAAGTCTCCACACATTTTGGTGGTGTTTGGTGTGAATGATGAATTGCAG AATGCTTTCGCATCCTCATCAAGTACTTACTGTAATAAGCCATggaaattattctttgaaagaaCTGGAATCAGTCCTGAAGAATTCTGGATAGGAGTG CCTGAAAATTACCGAAACCTCTGGAACGCAAAGTTGTTTTCAGTAGCTCATCCATTTGATGAAGATACTGGTAAGGGTGACATCTTTTGGTTGGCGAGCACTGGAGTGTCGGAGATTACAAGTCAGCAAAAGCTCACCAG GTGGCGCTCATCACTGAGGTTATCTTTGAAGGACATCATGTCATCCATTGACATGTCAGCAGAGTTTAGCTGGAAGAAGAAGCTTTGGTTTGACATTGGCAAAGCTGAAGTGGAAAATACACTAAGAAGTTGCCAAAGCAATTGtattttgcccttttttaAAAGTTGTGTCAGAGAGGGATTTCAAACAGACATACTGGAAGTCTTAGATCAAG TTGCTTCCAGCACCAGCTCTCCAGGTGTGGCAGCACGGTCTTTAGCATGTGTTGCTGATGTGTTGGGTGCAATGGCAGGAGAGAGGGCTGGATTGAGAAGTGGTCCTGCACGCAACGAATCCTGGATGGATGCTTTTGAACTTCTTGAT AAAGGGGAGATTGCCACGGGAATACAAGCTCTTTCCTCTGAACGTTCAAAATGGCTGAgcag ACCAGATTTGTTAATTCGAGCAGCGCGGCATTATGAAGGTGCGGAACAGGTGTTAAGAAGACAAGCTGTCCTCACAGCTACAAAG tttttcaagaCTGAATTATGTCACCCAGTACCCAGAGGACATTGGGTGATTGCAGAGGCACCAG CACGAATAGATCTTTCTGGGGGCTGGAGTGATACCCCTCCAATCACATATGAGCAAGGTGGAACGGTTTTAAATGTTGCTGTTAAACTAAATGGACAG AAAGTAACAAAAGCCCAAGTTCGCAAAATAAACAA GCTTGAGATCGTCCTTGTGATCCATGCTGCAGATAATGTTGTCAGAGTAATTTGCAGTAAACTAGATGACTTGAAAAACTATACCCAGCCTAATGCCTCAG GTGCACTGCTAAAGGCCTGTCTGTGTTTGCTTGACATTGTGTCCCTCTCATCGAAGGATGCTCTCAGTGATCAACTCTCCAAGAAGTACCAGTCTGGCTTTGAGCTCCACACATGGTCCACTGCCCCACAAGGAAGTGGCCTGGGCACCAGTAGTATTTTAGCAGGAGTTATCCTGGCAGCGTTGCTAAGGGTAACAGGACGCACAGCAAGTCTTGACGCACTGATCCACGCTGTAATGGTTGTTGAACAAATGTTAACTACTGGTGGTGGGTGGCAGGATAATGTTGGGGGCCTTGTGCCAGGTTTTAAGATTTCTCGATCGAAGGCATCTCTTCCGTTAAAAGTGGAAGTTGAAAAGTTGGAACTGAGCCAAGAAACTGTTGACAAGTTAAGCAAGCGACTGGTTTGCTTTTACTCTGGCAAAACAAGACTTGCTAAGAATTTATTGCAG AATGTGGTAAGAAACTGGTATGCAAGGTTTCCACAGATCACAAGCAATGCAAGAAACTTAATAGATAATGCCGAGGAAGCAGCTAAAGCTCTTCAGGAAG GAAACATTGAGAAATTTGGTGCATGCTGGACGTGTTATCGGCATCAGAAAAGTCTTATGGCTCCAG GCTCTGAACCAAAAGTCATTAAGGACTTAATGGAAGCATTGGAGCCTTTAAGCTATG GTCAAGCATTGGCTGGAGCTGGTGGAGgtggttttatttttgtgttgaCCAAAGAACCCAACATGGTGGatgaagtaaaaaatgtaataaagaaaatggcg ccCTCTGatgaaatcattttctttgatgTGAGCATGGATTGGGATGGGTTGACTGTCAGAGTAGAGCCACCCTTGCAATGA
- the LOC141877126 gene encoding uncharacterized protein LOC141877126 has protein sequence MATASRSSAAIITESLVRVFNEELSCPICLEELKEPKCLPECAHNVCRACLENMARPSPEVIRCPICRRVTQMPRGGVRALPTNTVLIRLLEATPGRQERLDVQKSLDKSKPVVEEMEKRLKILDHALEKLETNWRKSKEGIYFTANMMIEEIRNQESKLCSDVEEFFGKKQRVLQHQRQNLSTLISNASSCVQTAAEVLEKGEVQELTDMAKVLTDQLQEITFMNIEDTEEMRSRCQELVDFFPNHDLQITLERECIGELKTQITEKAPSSDGYSTDTTNFQLMGQVIKKIGHKGTRSGNFRNPGGVASNENGEIAVTDYFNNRVEVFNERGKFLFKFGKKGNAEGQFIGPTGIAYTRNNKLVVMDSRNHRVQIFDTAGQYLLSFGKRGSNEGEFGLAEGIFVDDDNNILVTDTENNRVQIFLMDGTFVRQFGGRGPEGFDKPLGTVYHKDEFYTSDKGNNCIKVFDRFGAYVRQFGRVGFGTGEFRCPRGITVDSANDFILVCDTENHCIHVYKLDGTHVTKFGTKKTPVGIDLLKGRQVIVSSYYGHCVQILTYL, from the coding sequence ATGGCCACTGCCTCGCGTTCTTCAGCCGCAATCATTACGGAAAGTCTTGTTCGGGTTTTCAACGAAGAGCTTTCGTGTCCGATCTGCCTGGAAGAACTGAAAGAGCCAAAATGTCTTCCCGAATGTGCTCACAACGTTTGCAGAGCATGTCTAGAAAATATGGCTCGCCCAAGCCCTGAAGTCATTCGTTGTCCAATTTGCAGGCGAGTCACACAGATGCCCCGGGGTGGTGTAAGGGCTCTTCCAACGAATACTGTTTTGATAAGGTTGCTAGAGGCAACTCCAGGCCGACAAGAACGTTTAGATGTGCAGAAATCACTTGATAAGAGTAAACCAGTCGTAGAAGAAATGGAAAAGAGGCTTAAAATCTTAGATCACGCTTTGGAGAAATTAGAAACTAACTGGCGGAAATCTAAAGAAGGCATCTACTTTACAGCCAACATGATGATAGAGGAGATAAGAAACCAGGAGAGCAAATTGTGCTCGGATGTTGAAGAGTTCTTTGGCAAGAAACAGAGAGTGCTACAGCATCAGAGACAAAACTTGTCAACTTTAATTTCGAATGCTTCATCTTGTGTTCAAACTGCAGCAGAGGTTCTCGAAAAGGGGGAAGTGCAAGAATTAACAGATATGGCTAAAGTTCTCACGGATCAGCTGCAAGAAATAACATTTATGAATATCGAAGACACAGAAGAAATGAGATCTAGGTGCCAAGAACTTGTGGATTTCTTTCCCAATCACGATTTACAAATTACTCTTGAAAGAGAATGTATCGGTGAACTCAAAACACAGATTACAGAGAAAGCGCCATCAAGTGATGGATATTCTACAGACACTACCAACTTCCAGCTTATGGGACAGGTAATCAAGAAAATTGGACACAAGGGAACAAGAAGTGGTAATTTCAGGAACCCTGGAGGTGTTGCTTCAAATGAAAATGGAGAAATTGCAGTAACTGACTACTTTAACAACAGAGTGGAAGTCTTTAATGAAAGGGGAaagtttttgttcaaatttggcaaaaaggGGAATGCTGAAGGGCAATTCATTGGTCCTACTGGAATAGCTTATACTAGAAATAACAAACTTGTTGTCATGGATAGCAGAAACCACCGGGTACAAATCTTTGACACTGCTGGTCAGTATCTCTTAAGCTTTGGGAAGAGAGGATCAAATGAAGGTGAATTTGGCCTTGCAGAAGGGATTTTTGttgatgatgacaataatataCTTGTGACTGACACTGAAAACAATCGTGTCCAGATCTTCTTAATGGATGGTACATTTGTGCGTCAGTTTGGAGGGCGGGGTCCTGAAGGATTTGACAAGCCATTAGGAACTGTCTACCATAAAGATGAATTCTACACCTCTGACAAGGGTAATAACTGCATAAAAGTGTTTGATCGCTTTGGAGCTTATGTTAGGCAGTTTGGTCGTGTGGGATTTGGGACTGGTGAATTTCGATGCCCCAGAGGAATCACAGTTGACTCTGcaaatgattttattttggtttGTGACACTGAGAACCATTGTATACATGTTTATAAGTTGGATGGTACACATGTCACAAAATTTGGTACAAAAAAGACTCCAGTTGGAATAGATCTTTTGAAAGGCAGACAGGTAATTGTATCATCATATTATGGTCACTGTGTTCAGATCCTGACATATTTATAG
- the LOC141877130 gene encoding uncharacterized protein LOC141877130 gives MDSSEDEGLFITQSSTKGDISAEIEEQRFRTPITASEDEKFDKSLVSDASSRKWAWVLKVFEERKKQRNEVVLKEDYSSESIIQEDIDEMSDEMLDFTLARFVAEVRKEDGQEYPGK, from the exons ATGGATTCGTCGGAAGACGAAGGATTATTCATTACACAGAGCTCTACGAAGGGAGATATTTCTGCAGAAATCGAAG aGCAAAGATTTAGAACGCCAATTACAGCTTCAGAAGACGAGAAGTTTGACAAAAGCTTGGTATCAGACGCCAGCAGCAGGAAATGGGCGTGGgttttaaaagtttttgaGGAGCGGAAGAAGCAGAGAAATGAAGTGGTTTTGAAAGAAGATTACAGTAGCGAGTCAATAATTCAAGAAGATATAGACGAGATGTCGGACGAGATGTTGGACTTTACATTGGCTCGTTTTGTTGCAGAAGTGAGAAAGGAAGATGGCCAAGAGTATCCTGGAAAGTAG